A window of Ignavibacterium sp. contains these coding sequences:
- a CDS encoding NAD-dependent succinate-semialdehyde dehydrogenase, which yields MVQSINPSNNELIKSYKEISDIELQNTLVRMKTAFENWKQQSFSFRSSLMKNAAEILRKKREEYSKLMTLEMGKPISQSRAEIDKCAWVCDYYADNAEKFLTDEIIKTDSTKSFVTYQPLGVILAVMPWNFPFWQVFRFAAPTLMAGNVGILKHASNVSGCSLAIEEVFSEAGFPEFVFKSVILSSSRVKDLISNPIIQAVSITGSVPAGKSVASVAGSFIKKTVLELGGSDPYVVLEDADLTETVQTCVNSRLINGGQSCIAAKRFIVVKEVYDRFTEMYVDFMKHKKMGDPFDETNDIGPQASVKLRDELHDQVLRSIEAGAKLLLGGFVPELKGAFYPPTVLADVKPGMPAFDEELFGPVAAIVKAEDEDDAIKLANQTVFGLGAAVFTKDVARGERIAKEKLNAGSCFVNQFVRSDPRLPFGGIKESGYGRELSVFGIREFVNIKTVSIK from the coding sequence ATGGTACAGTCAATAAACCCTTCAAACAACGAACTTATAAAATCCTATAAGGAAATTTCTGATATAGAGTTACAAAACACTCTTGTAAGAATGAAGACTGCATTTGAAAACTGGAAGCAACAATCATTTAGTTTTCGTTCATCCTTAATGAAAAATGCGGCGGAAATTTTAAGAAAGAAAAGAGAAGAATATTCTAAGCTCATGACACTCGAGATGGGTAAACCAATTTCTCAATCCAGAGCTGAGATTGATAAATGTGCATGGGTTTGTGATTACTATGCTGATAACGCAGAAAAATTTTTAACAGATGAAATCATTAAAACAGATTCAACGAAAAGTTTCGTTACTTATCAACCGCTTGGAGTGATACTTGCCGTGATGCCGTGGAATTTTCCTTTCTGGCAGGTTTTCAGATTTGCAGCACCAACTTTGATGGCAGGAAATGTCGGAATTCTTAAACACGCTTCAAATGTCAGTGGATGTTCATTAGCAATTGAAGAGGTTTTTTCAGAGGCAGGTTTTCCTGAGTTTGTCTTTAAATCTGTGATATTAAGTTCATCAAGAGTTAAGGATTTAATATCCAATCCAATCATTCAAGCTGTTTCAATAACTGGAAGTGTGCCTGCAGGAAAATCTGTTGCATCAGTTGCTGGCTCGTTTATAAAGAAAACTGTTTTAGAGCTTGGAGGAAGCGATCCTTATGTTGTTCTTGAAGATGCTGATTTAACAGAAACAGTTCAAACGTGTGTGAATTCAAGATTGATTAATGGTGGACAAAGTTGTATTGCTGCCAAAAGATTTATTGTTGTGAAAGAAGTTTATGATAGATTCACAGAAATGTATGTTGATTTTATGAAGCACAAAAAAATGGGTGATCCCTTTGATGAAACGAATGACATTGGACCTCAGGCAAGTGTTAAACTCAGAGATGAACTTCATGATCAGGTCCTAAGAAGTATTGAAGCTGGTGCTAAACTTTTGCTCGGTGGATTTGTTCCTGAATTGAAAGGTGCATTTTATCCTCCAACAGTTTTAGCTGATGTCAAACCAGGAATGCCAGCATTTGATGAAGAACTTTTTGGTCCGGTTGCTGCCATAGTAAAAGCTGAAGATGAGGATGATGCAATTAAACTTGCCAATCAAACAGTGTTCGGTTTGGGTGCGGCTGTATTTACTAAAGATGTAGCACGGGGTGAAAGAATTGCAAAAGAAAAACTTAATGCAGGAAGTTGTTTCGTAAATCAATTTGTTCGTTCTGATCCAAGATTGCCATTTGGTGGAATTAAAGAATCAGGATACGGAAGGGAATTATCAGTTTTTGGAATAAGAGAGTTTGTTAATATCAAAACTGTTTCTATCAAATAA
- a CDS encoding PAS domain S-box protein encodes MLTNKSKKDLSELINQFSVAALLFDEEFNLLHYNNYALNFFNESINKQNESSEIIAESFNSLHSEVRKRLKNISESNFFEFDFTDFNSQKVLHITISKIKSENETRFLCLLTEIEKGNMESVFMKLFELTSDIILLIDPLEFKIVEANQAAVKSYNTSREEIIGFNFIYLSRLPEKEIEILRDSNLSDKPIEYETIHLKSNGDEIYLKVRISKINYSNRDLILFAASSNTLNQISAQKLQSSENRFKILYDNNPLMIFIIDSDGIISGVNKSVLSELQYLNDDLIGNHISKIYHPEDERLINFQINQCLQNPNKTFTWELRLLNKFKNIVWVRVSAISFVTDKGSNEVMIVCDNITVQKDTEKTLVDYAKSLQRMLDASPLGVLVYALDKDNHLRLITTNHSAETILGIRADDYLYKKIEEIFPALPHQTVVKQFREIAKNGGSYLFQKINYNDKNVSGVYEYSAIQLAENTVAIFFTDITDREKSIERIAESELKYKTLFEGSNDAIILMKNEYFIDANQKALEMFGCSREELINKTPFDFSPEFQDDGLKSQDKGISLIQEALNGSPQFFEWKHIKKDKTEFIAEVSLTSTEIKGEKFIQAIVRDITEKKKSQKQIAMFANAFRNISECVIIGDTQDNIIFVNEAFTKTYGYKPEEIIGKNVSLIRSPKNPTHIVQKILPQTLKGGWKGELINVKKSGEEFIISLSTSPIYDEKGNLIALTGIVEDITERKQTLQRLAESEERFRSLLDNIIESVIIVDWNGKILFANKSAAKLVDLDSPEKGIGKSVTEFLHPSNIDKAIRLISFEKDSGESRRDTFQIVTATKQIRWVESMSTRIRYQNQEVLLTTLRDITDRVKTEKMLHLLTNALHSAANGVMITDRSGKIIWLNEAIEKLTGYKEDELIGKSTSIFKSGLLPDEFYKKMWDTIESGKVWKGELINKRKDGTFYEEEMTITPIYDSDSEINHYIAIKEDITQRKKNEREIREAKVKAEEINKLKSTFLANMSHELRTPLVGILGFAELLRDNITDKDLSEMASRIHVSGKRLLETLNSILDLSRIEANRMELKLDHINICRVVRENLLQFEALAKTKNLYLKSELEEEEIICFLDEKILHQIMNNLINNAIKYTQKGGVTVKVRREIINNNSNVIIKIQDTGIGIPKDSLSRIFEEFRQVSEGLDRKFEGTGLGLTLTKKFVELLGGTISVESEVDKGSTFSICFPASYEEKQITEKDTNDTDTSTTKVIPAQKKSLNILLVENDEASIEVTKLFLRDFGKMMVAKTGAEALELLDKTKFDLILMDINLGRGLSGIEVTKQIRLMKGYEDVPIVAMTAYAMLGDKEEFLKAGCSHYISKPFKKDELLGLVNEIINSQ; translated from the coding sequence ATGTTAACTAATAAAAGTAAGAAGGATCTTTCTGAATTAATAAACCAGTTTAGTGTAGCTGCATTATTGTTTGATGAAGAATTTAATTTGCTTCATTACAACAATTATGCTTTAAATTTTTTTAATGAATCTATCAACAAACAGAATGAATCTTCAGAGATAATTGCAGAGAGTTTTAACTCTTTACACTCAGAAGTTAGAAAAAGATTAAAGAATATTTCCGAATCAAACTTTTTTGAATTTGATTTTACTGATTTCAATTCTCAAAAGGTTCTTCATATAACAATCAGTAAAATAAAGTCCGAAAATGAAACCCGTTTCCTTTGCCTGCTTACTGAAATTGAAAAAGGGAATATGGAATCGGTCTTTATGAAACTTTTTGAATTGACAAGTGATATTATTCTTCTGATTGATCCATTAGAATTTAAAATCGTAGAAGCCAATCAAGCTGCTGTAAAATCTTATAATACCTCGAGAGAAGAAATTATTGGTTTCAACTTTATTTACTTATCCAGATTACCCGAAAAAGAAATTGAAATTCTCCGCGATTCAAACCTTTCTGATAAACCAATTGAATATGAAACAATTCATCTTAAAAGCAATGGCGATGAAATTTATCTAAAGGTTCGTATTTCCAAAATAAATTATTCTAACAGAGATTTAATTTTATTTGCTGCGAGTTCAAATACATTAAACCAAATATCTGCACAGAAGCTTCAGTCAAGTGAAAATCGTTTTAAGATTTTGTATGACAATAATCCTTTAATGATCTTCATAATTGATTCTGATGGAATTATTTCGGGAGTTAATAAAAGTGTTCTCAGTGAATTGCAATATCTGAACGATGATTTGATTGGTAATCACATTTCAAAAATCTATCATCCCGAAGACGAACGACTTATTAATTTTCAGATTAATCAATGTCTTCAAAATCCAAACAAAACATTTACCTGGGAATTAAGATTATTAAACAAATTCAAAAACATTGTTTGGGTAAGAGTAAGTGCTATTTCGTTCGTTACTGATAAAGGAAGCAATGAAGTGATGATTGTTTGTGATAATATTACAGTTCAGAAAGACACTGAAAAGACTTTAGTTGATTATGCAAAATCACTTCAAAGAATGCTTGATGCATCTCCACTTGGAGTTCTTGTTTATGCGCTTGATAAAGATAACCATCTAAGATTGATCACTACTAATCATTCAGCAGAAACAATTTTAGGAATAAGAGCCGATGATTATTTGTACAAAAAGATTGAAGAAATTTTTCCTGCTTTACCTCATCAAACAGTTGTTAAGCAATTCAGAGAAATTGCAAAAAACGGTGGGAGCTATTTATTTCAGAAAATAAACTACAACGATAAAAATGTAAGTGGCGTTTATGAATATTCTGCAATTCAGCTTGCAGAAAATACTGTAGCAATATTTTTCACAGACATTACTGACAGAGAAAAATCAATTGAACGAATTGCTGAAAGTGAACTTAAATACAAAACTTTGTTTGAAGGTTCAAATGATGCAATCATACTTATGAAGAATGAATACTTCATCGATGCTAACCAGAAAGCACTTGAAATGTTTGGTTGCTCGAGAGAAGAGTTAATAAATAAAACTCCGTTTGATTTCTCCCCCGAGTTTCAGGATGATGGATTAAAATCACAGGATAAAGGAATAAGCTTAATTCAGGAAGCATTGAATGGTTCTCCACAATTTTTCGAGTGGAAGCATATCAAAAAGGACAAAACAGAATTTATTGCAGAGGTAAGTTTAACCTCTACTGAGATTAAAGGCGAAAAATTTATTCAGGCAATTGTTCGTGATATAACAGAAAAGAAAAAATCGCAAAAACAAATTGCAATGTTCGCAAACGCATTCAGAAACATTTCAGAATGCGTGATAATCGGCGATACACAGGACAACATAATTTTCGTAAACGAGGCATTCACTAAAACCTATGGATATAAACCTGAAGAAATCATTGGGAAAAATGTCAGCTTAATCCGCTCTCCTAAAAATCCAACTCATATTGTTCAAAAAATATTACCACAAACTTTAAAAGGTGGTTGGAAAGGTGAGCTCATAAATGTAAAAAAATCTGGTGAAGAGTTCATAATTTCGCTCTCAACATCACCAATCTACGATGAGAAAGGAAATCTGATTGCATTAACCGGAATTGTTGAAGACATAACTGAAAGAAAACAAACTTTACAGAGACTCGCAGAAAGTGAGGAAAGATTCAGATCACTTTTAGATAATATTATTGAGTCAGTTATAATAGTTGATTGGAATGGAAAAATTTTATTTGCGAACAAGAGTGCGGCTAAACTTGTTGACTTGGATTCACCTGAAAAAGGAATCGGGAAAAGTGTTACGGAATTTCTCCATCCATCAAACATAGATAAAGCAATCCGATTAATTTCATTTGAAAAAGATAGCGGCGAATCAAGACGAGATACATTTCAAATTGTTACTGCAACCAAGCAAATCCGTTGGGTTGAAAGTATGTCAACGCGTATCCGCTATCAGAATCAGGAAGTATTACTTACAACATTAAGAGATATTACTGATAGAGTTAAGACCGAAAAGATGCTCCACCTTTTAACAAATGCACTGCACAGCGCTGCTAATGGTGTAATGATCACTGACAGAAGTGGAAAAATTATCTGGCTAAATGAAGCAATTGAAAAACTAACCGGTTATAAAGAAGATGAACTAATCGGAAAGTCAACTTCAATTTTCAAATCAGGATTGCTACCGGATGAATTCTATAAAAAGATGTGGGATACCATTGAAAGCGGAAAAGTCTGGAAGGGTGAATTAATCAATAAAAGAAAAGATGGAACTTTTTATGAAGAAGAAATGACGATCACACCAATTTATGATAGCGATAGCGAGATTAATCATTACATAGCCATTAAAGAAGATATTACACAACGAAAAAAGAATGAAAGAGAAATCCGTGAGGCAAAAGTTAAAGCTGAGGAAATAAATAAACTCAAATCAACATTTCTAGCTAATATGAGTCACGAATTACGAACTCCGTTAGTGGGAATTCTTGGATTTGCAGAGTTACTTCGTGATAACATAACTGATAAAGATTTGTCTGAAATGGCTTCAAGAATTCATGTAAGTGGTAAAAGACTGCTCGAAACTTTGAATTCAATACTTGACTTATCCCGTATTGAAGCTAACAGAATGGAACTTAAACTTGATCATATAAATATATGTCGTGTTGTTCGCGAGAATCTTCTTCAGTTTGAAGCACTTGCAAAAACAAAAAACTTATATCTGAAAAGTGAGTTAGAGGAAGAAGAAATAATTTGTTTCCTGGATGAAAAAATTCTTCATCAGATTATGAATAATCTGATTAACAACGCTATTAAGTATACGCAAAAAGGTGGAGTAACAGTTAAAGTCCGGAGAGAAATAATTAACAACAATTCGAATGTTATAATTAAAATTCAGGATACAGGAATTGGAATACCAAAAGATAGTCTCTCCAGAATATTTGAAGAGTTCAGACAGGTTAGCGAAGGACTTGACCGTAAATTTGAAGGAACCGGACTTGGATTAACTCTGACTAAAAAATTTGTTGAACTTTTGGGAGGAACAATAAGTGTAGAAAGTGAAGTTGACAAAGGTTCAACTTTTTCAATTTGTTTCCCGGCAAGCTATGAGGAAAAACAAATTACTGAAAAAGACACAAATGATACTGATACTTCAACCACTAAAGTTATTCCTGCACAAAAGAAATCACTAAACATTCTCCTTGTTGAAAACGATGAAGCAAGTATTGAAGTGACAAAATTATTTCTCAGAGATTTTGGGAAGATGATGGTCGCAAAAACCGGAGCAGAGGCACTTGAGTTATTGGATAAAACTAAATTCGATTTGATTCTTATGGATATAAATCTTGGAAGAGGATTAAGTGGAATTGAAGTCACAAAACAAATAAGATTAATGAAAGGTTACGAAGATGTTCCAATCGTCGCAATGACTGCTTATGCAATGCTTGGTGATAAAGAAGAATTTTTAAAGGCAGGTTGCTCGCATTATATTTCAAAACCATTTAAGAAAGATGAACTGCTCGGATTGGTAAATGAAATAATTAATTCGCAATGA
- a CDS encoding PP2C family protein-serine/threonine phosphatase produces the protein MDQKKLHKTIESIASQKFNSEEEMLKYVLEQIVNDKSFEITGGRIWKLEPETFSYKLLYQTGKMEAIDPRFKIKLKNYPEFDRIASERTILADETLTELKKKGIFRYSATGVGSRIKLNGKIYYEYILALNSNSLDEEFRLNMSIIATALTSQIRQRRILASASNLKADLDKARQLQKSILPEHEYKFHNYDIFGLTDPAEIVGGDFFDYLEIGDDQDRLGIAVGDAASKGVSAAAEAMYISGALRMASNFEIKITPLMKKMNQLVNKIFEDDKFSSLFYGELSTDKNGLFLYTNAGHNPPLFYSSRKNKVEYLMVTGPVLGPVPHAKYQIESINFFPGDILLMFSDGIVDSTNSKGEPFPEVRLINLLKNNRNKTPKEIALRILDDVLRYNKNGTYSDDKTLVVIKRNE, from the coding sequence TTGGATCAAAAGAAATTACATAAAACAATTGAAAGTATTGCATCTCAAAAATTCAATAGCGAAGAAGAGATGCTGAAATATGTGCTTGAGCAAATAGTTAATGATAAGAGTTTTGAAATAACCGGTGGAAGAATCTGGAAACTTGAACCGGAAACATTCAGTTATAAACTTCTTTATCAAACAGGAAAGATGGAGGCGATTGATCCGAGATTCAAAATAAAATTAAAAAATTACCCTGAGTTCGACCGGATTGCAAGCGAAAGAACTATTCTTGCCGACGAAACATTAACCGAATTAAAGAAGAAGGGAATTTTCAGATATTCAGCTACAGGTGTTGGTTCAAGAATTAAACTTAACGGCAAAATTTATTACGAATACATTCTTGCATTAAACAGCAATTCTTTGGATGAAGAGTTCCGCTTGAATATGAGTATAATAGCAACGGCTCTTACTTCGCAAATCAGGCAAAGAAGAATTCTTGCAAGCGCATCAAACCTTAAAGCTGATCTTGATAAAGCACGGCAACTTCAAAAATCAATTTTACCTGAACACGAATATAAATTCCATAATTATGATATATTCGGATTAACTGATCCTGCAGAAATAGTTGGTGGTGATTTTTTTGACTATCTTGAAATTGGTGATGATCAGGATAGATTAGGAATTGCAGTTGGTGATGCTGCAAGCAAGGGTGTTTCCGCTGCTGCCGAAGCAATGTACATTTCTGGTGCACTCCGTATGGCAAGCAATTTTGAGATAAAGATTACTCCTTTGATGAAAAAGATGAATCAACTTGTAAACAAAATTTTTGAGGACGATAAATTTTCATCTTTGTTTTATGGAGAACTCTCCACAGATAAAAACGGATTATTCCTTTACACAAATGCGGGCCACAATCCTCCTCTTTTTTATAGCAGCAGAAAAAACAAAGTTGAATACCTGATGGTTACTGGTCCTGTTCTTGGTCCTGTTCCTCACGCAAAATATCAGATTGAAAGTATAAACTTTTTTCCCGGCGATATTCTTTTGATGTTCTCTGATGGTATTGTTGATTCAACTAATTCAAAAGGAGAACCTTTTCCGGAGGTAAGATTAATTAATCTTTTGAAGAACAATAGAAATAAAACTCCAAAAGAAATTGCATTGAGAATTCTTGATGATGTATTGAGATATAACAAAAATGGTACTTATTCCGACGACAAAACTTTGGTTGTAATAAAAAGAAATGAATAA
- a CDS encoding MgtC/SapB family protein produces MQTHTDSTSLFQNLLPKPEPLLESGDMFTILKGLAVVIFIGMLIGLEREYARNKDEKIFAGIRTFPLIGLYGFTSALISSITENWVYAIFFIGFAGLTIAAYYSSSRDGKVGGTSEVSSFIVFILGSLVYWGYILLPVVIAIIITMFLSLKIQLHSFVGKVNAADIYATLKLAIITLIVLPVLPDKTYGPFDVLNPRLIWYMVIFVSGISFIGYIFIKLLGKDKGIIVTSLLGGMVSSTALTYSLTKKSKIEEPLSFNYGLGVITASSMMFLRVLLIISILNVDLAIPLFFPMIIFALAGVIASIIFYKKNINIPQAEIELKNPFELKSAFVFGIIFGVTIFLAKAAQVYFGDQGLFAASALAGFSSVDAITISISRLFNESITLNVAMKAIVFATISNTVIKMSISSFWGSNVLKYVVWKGLGIMLLVQIIYLLILSFI; encoded by the coding sequence ATGCAGACACACACTGATTCAACATCGTTGTTTCAAAATCTACTGCCCAAACCCGAACCTCTTTTAGAGTCCGGCGATATGTTTACAATTCTTAAAGGTCTTGCAGTCGTTATTTTCATAGGTATGCTAATAGGACTTGAAAGAGAGTACGCAAGAAATAAAGACGAAAAAATTTTTGCCGGAATAAGAACTTTTCCTTTAATCGGACTTTATGGTTTTACTTCTGCACTTATTTCTTCAATTACTGAAAATTGGGTTTATGCAATTTTCTTTATAGGATTTGCAGGACTTACAATCGCAGCATACTATTCATCTTCAAGAGATGGTAAAGTTGGTGGAACAAGTGAAGTATCTTCATTCATAGTTTTTATTCTCGGTTCATTGGTTTATTGGGGATATATTCTTCTTCCGGTTGTGATAGCAATAATAATCACAATGTTTCTTTCGCTTAAAATTCAATTGCATTCCTTCGTTGGAAAAGTTAACGCTGCAGATATTTATGCCACTTTAAAACTTGCAATCATTACTCTGATTGTGCTTCCTGTCCTTCCAGACAAAACTTATGGTCCTTTCGATGTTCTTAATCCACGACTAATCTGGTATATGGTAATATTTGTAAGTGGAATAAGTTTTATCGGTTATATTTTTATTAAACTTTTGGGAAAGGATAAGGGAATAATAGTTACGAGTTTGCTTGGTGGAATGGTATCGAGCACCGCACTTACTTATTCATTAACAAAGAAAAGTAAAATTGAAGAGCCACTTTCATTCAATTATGGTCTGGGAGTTATTACCGCATCATCAATGATGTTCTTGAGAGTATTGCTGATAATTTCAATTCTTAATGTTGATTTAGCAATCCCACTATTTTTTCCAATGATAATTTTTGCGTTGGCTGGTGTTATTGCTTCAATAATCTTTTACAAAAAAAATATTAATATTCCTCAGGCAGAAATTGAACTTAAAAATCCTTTCGAACTGAAATCTGCATTCGTCTTTGGAATTATTTTCGGAGTTACAATCTTTCTTGCAAAAGCTGCTCAGGTTTATTTTGGAGATCAGGGATTATTTGCAGCAAGTGCTTTGGCTGGATTCTCAAGTGTTGATGCTATTACGATTTCAATTTCGAGATTGTTTAATGAATCTATTACACTAAATGTAGCAATGAAGGCGATTGTATTTGCAACTATTTCAAACACAGTTATTAAGATGTCAATCTCATCATTCTGGGGAAGCAATGTTCTTAAATATGTTGTGTGGAAAGGATTGGGTATAATGTTGCTTGTTCAGATTATTTATCTTTTAATTCTCTCTTTCATATAA
- a CDS encoding M64 family metallopeptidase, which produces MKLKNLLLIFLVQISLQAQIQFDDYFTDGSLRLDYFHTGNDTLEIYSFDELYAEPFWGGSKNNLIDVFDYGKYKFVVRDEITKAEIYSRTYSTLFSEWLTTEEAKLTTKSFSETVVFPFPKNKVIVEFYSRDKKNQLHKKFEYKFDPSNYFIRRDRPLKFSSVKILDIGNPSEKVDVVIIPDGYTKTDSIKFLRDCERFSNYLFGSSPFKENKDKFNIHAVLAWSEESGTDIPAENIWKSTIANSSFYTFDVDRYLMIYDNKTLRHLASNAPYDQIYVLVNTSKYGGGSIYNHYSVCVSDNPNSEYIFVHEFGHGFAALGDEYYTSEVAYSEFYPLDVEPLDPNLSTLVNFDLKWKDLIEEGTPVPTPNTKEYRDKIGVFEGGGYSAKGVYRPAYDCTMKSISIDNFCAVCKRAIQRMIEFYSN; this is translated from the coding sequence ATGAAGTTAAAAAATTTACTGCTGATATTTCTCGTTCAAATAAGTTTACAAGCTCAGATTCAATTCGATGATTACTTTACAGATGGTTCACTACGATTGGATTATTTTCACACAGGAAATGACACTCTGGAAATCTATTCATTTGATGAATTATATGCTGAACCATTTTGGGGTGGAAGTAAGAATAATCTGATTGATGTTTTTGATTACGGGAAGTATAAATTCGTTGTGAGAGATGAAATCACCAAAGCTGAAATCTATTCGAGAACCTATTCAACATTATTCAGTGAGTGGCTGACAACTGAAGAAGCAAAACTAACAACAAAGTCGTTCAGTGAAACTGTAGTATTTCCGTTTCCAAAGAATAAAGTGATTGTTGAATTTTATTCGCGTGATAAGAAAAACCAGCTCCATAAAAAATTTGAATATAAATTTGACCCTTCAAATTATTTTATTAGAAGAGACAGGCCATTAAAATTTTCTTCAGTTAAAATTCTTGATATTGGAAACCCATCAGAAAAGGTTGATGTAGTTATAATTCCGGATGGATATACAAAAACAGATAGTATTAAATTTCTTCGTGACTGCGAAAGATTTTCGAATTATCTTTTTGGTTCATCACCATTTAAAGAAAATAAAGATAAGTTTAACATCCACGCAGTGCTTGCCTGGTCCGAAGAATCAGGAACTGATATTCCTGCAGAAAATATCTGGAAGAGTACAATTGCAAATTCCAGTTTTTATACTTTTGATGTTGATCGTTATCTGATGATTTACGACAACAAAACACTTCGTCATCTTGCATCAAACGCTCCTTACGATCAGATTTATGTTTTGGTAAATACTAGTAAGTATGGCGGTGGTTCAATTTATAATCACTATTCTGTTTGTGTAAGTGATAATCCTAATTCAGAATATATTTTTGTTCACGAATTTGGACATGGTTTTGCAGCATTGGGAGATGAATATTACACTTCTGAAGTAGCTTACTCTGAATTTTATCCGCTTGATGTTGAACCATTGGATCCAAATCTTTCCACACTTGTAAATTTTGATTTGAAGTGGAAAGATTTAATTGAGGAAGGAACTCCCGTACCAACGCCAAATACCAAAGAATACCGGGATAAAATCGGAGTGTTCGAAGGCGGAGGTTATAGTGCCAAAGGAGTTTACAGACCAGCTTATGATTGCACAATGAAATCAATTTCAATTGATAACTTTTGTGCTGTGTGCAAAAGAGCTATTCAGCGAATGATAGAATTTTATTCAAACTGA
- a CDS encoding mechanosensitive ion channel domain-containing protein, which translates to MSAWIFNFLRDLVKDDLLYRVILVIVVIVLSYFASKFLAFILKKIIRPFVSKTKTDLDDKILAASGSAIYRLSFIAGIFLSVEIFKEGIKSESKFLPKPLIEIYPFLDNVVLITEALLFIALVIILLVVSFRYINVLLDWYSQKIDASDNRNLSGSLIPLLKKVLKIVVFALAVVIVLGKFNVDISAFVVSLGVGSLAIALAAQETLSNMISGFIIMTDRPFRIGDRIRYADNQVGDVVDIGIRSTKILDFDNNIVIIPNNEIVKSRLVNITYPNSLTRVVVDVGVAYGTDIKKVKEILLNIANNDPDCSKQIAPDVFFINFGASSLDFRLVARTDDYRNAWAMQCRLREKIYEEFNKHNIEIPFTQVVVHQSKS; encoded by the coding sequence ATGAGTGCCTGGATATTTAACTTCCTTCGTGATTTGGTTAAAGATGATCTTCTGTACAGAGTTATTCTTGTCATTGTTGTAATCGTCTTATCCTACTTTGCCTCAAAATTTCTTGCATTCATTCTTAAAAAAATTATCAGACCATTTGTCTCAAAGACTAAAACAGATCTTGATGATAAAATACTTGCTGCTTCAGGTTCAGCAATTTATCGGCTGTCCTTTATTGCCGGAATTTTTCTTTCAGTCGAGATATTTAAGGAAGGTATTAAAAGCGAATCCAAATTTCTTCCAAAGCCATTGATCGAGATTTATCCGTTTCTTGATAATGTTGTATTAATAACTGAAGCTCTTCTTTTCATCGCATTAGTAATAATTCTTCTTGTAGTTTCATTCAGATATATAAATGTTTTACTGGATTGGTACTCGCAAAAAATTGATGCAAGTGATAACAGAAATCTTAGTGGTAGTCTGATTCCGTTATTAAAAAAAGTTTTAAAGATAGTAGTGTTTGCTCTTGCGGTAGTAATAGTTCTTGGGAAATTTAATGTAGATATAAGTGCTTTTGTTGTATCGCTCGGTGTTGGTTCATTAGCAATCGCTTTGGCAGCTCAGGAAACTCTATCGAATATGATTTCCGGTTTTATAATAATGACTGACAGACCTTTCAGAATTGGTGACAGAATCAGATATGCTGATAATCAGGTTGGCGATGTGGTTGATATCGGAATAAGAAGCACAAAAATTTTAGACTTTGATAACAATATTGTTATTATTCCGAATAATGAAATAGTAAAGTCCAGACTCGTTAACATCACTTATCCAAACTCGCTTACAAGAGTCGTAGTTGATGTTGGTGTTGCCTATGGAACTGATATTAAAAAAGTAAAAGAAATTCTTCTTAATATCGCAAATAATGATCCTGATTGCTCAAAACAAATTGCACCCGATGTATTCTTCATAAATTTCGGAGCTTCATCACTTGATTTCAGATTAGTTGCAAGAACAGATGACTATCGGAATGCCTGGGCAATGCAATGCAGATTACGGGAAAAAATTTATGAAGAATTTAACAAACACAATATTGAAATTCCTTTCACTCAGGTTGTTGTACATCAATCCAAATCTTAA